Below is a window of Haloglycomyces albus DSM 45210 DNA.
GCTGGCCTCCCGGCGTCGAATTGACGTTCGATTGTCTGTCTTTGAGATTAACCGGATCGAGTTTTACCGACAAGTTGTCGTCGGCGTCGCCGCTGCCATTACCATCTTCACTATGCCGCAAAACGAACCCGCCGTAGCTTCGGCTGTATACGTCGCCAGTGATGTTCACGGACACTTTGATCGGTTCCGTGACGCGCTTCGGGAGAAGGAGCTGATTGACCAGGATGATCGTTGGTGTGCGGGAGACAGTCAACTGTGGGTGCTGGGCGACCTCTTCGATCGGGGTGACGCGGGCTTGGAGACCCTGCGACTACTGCGTCGGCTCGGCACCGAGGCGGAGGCGGCGGCGGGAACCGTCGAAGTGCTTCTCGGTAATCACGAAATGCTCCTGCTGGGGTCACACCGCTTTGGTACGGACCGGTTTCAGGACTTCGACGGAAACGAGCGTCAATTTCTCCAATGGTGGATCATCAACGGCGGTCATGAAACCGACGCCGAGGAATTGAATGCCGACGAGGTGGAGTGGTTGTTGCACCGCCCGGCGATGGCCTTGGTACGGGACACGCTTCTCGTTCATTCCGACACGGTGAGCTATGCCGAATGGGGGTCGGATGTGGACGAAGTGAACGCGACCGTTCGTGCCGAATTGGACAGTGATGATCCACAACGGTGGTGGCAGCTATTCCGGGAACTCACCCGTAGGCATGAATTCGAGGGTGAGGCCGGGGTGGAGCGAGCCAGTGGAATTCTGGGAATCTTCGGTGGGCGATTGATCGTGCACGGGCACTCAACGATTCCTGATACGACCGGGGTGGAGGCGGAGGAAGTGAGCGAACCTCGACGGTATGCCGACGGTTTGGTGCTCAATGTAGACGGAGGAATCTATGAGGGCGGGCCCTCGCTGGTGGTGCGACTCGAGTGACCGTTCAGAGAATGTCACCCTTGGTGTCCAATAGTTGACAAAATTCGGTATCTCCTAGTTCTTGCCTTTCTGTCTCCGGCGTCGCATTCTGTAGGTAGAAAAACCAAATTCGTATACCGCTCACGATCCTGTCCGAGGAAGGATCGGCTACGACGGAACGCTCCCGAGCCCGCATCGGGACGGTCGTCTGACCGGGGTTCTCTCCGTCCCATGCCGATCGTTCGCGGACCCATGAACCGACCAATGGTTGCCGTCGCTTGCCATTGCGTTTGGGCTCGTATTGGACAGGACGGTTCGACGGTTCGTACCACGAGTGTGAACCGCCGTTCCGCATGCCCGTCATACCGCGGGCCGCCAACCGACACTGACCGAGAACCGGAGCACGCTCCGGCCTCAAACGACGTCGCACCGTGGACCGCCGTTCCCGGCCTGCCGCGCGGGCGCGTCGCTGCGAACGAGAATCCGGTGAAGCCTGTGGAATCTAAAGAACAACACATGGGACGCAGAGTCGCTTACTGGCGTGGGCGACGGGGGATGAGCCAGCAAGTTTTCGCCGATCAACTCGGCAAGTCAAAAAGCTGGGTCGACAAGATCGAACGGGGGGTGCGTCGCCTGGACAAATATTCGGTGATCACCGATATCGCCGCGGTACTGAAAATCGACGCCGGACAGTTGGTCGTTACCGAACCCAAGCGCAAACCCCACCACATCAGTTGCCTGGACGAAATCGAGATCGAACGTATTCGCCAATCCTTGGAACGTTATGAGCGGCTCGGACTGTATCTGGATTCCGCCAACATCCGACCACCTGAACTTTCCACTTTGGAAAAGGACGTTCACTATGCCTGGCACGCGTACGAAAAAGGCCATTACCCCGTCGTAACCCGTTCTTTGGTCAACCTGCTGGGGACGGCACCCATGGCGGAACAGGAGGCCACGACACCGGCCTGTGCCGCTCGTGCCGCCGAATTGACCAGTCAGGTCTATCAGATCGCCTCCACGGTACTGCGTAAAATCGGGGAATCCTCGATGGCCTGGCTGGCCGCCGATCGAGCCATCAGCGCCGCCAATCGGGGAAATGACGACCTCCTGATCGGTACCTCGACCACCAAAGTCGCCAACGCCCTGCGGTCCCTGGGTCGCCACGATGCCGCCCTAGACCTCAATATTCAAGTCGCCCATGGACTTATCAGTCACAAGGGCGGTACGAAAGCCGATCCCGCCGCCAAAAGCGTATACGGAATCCTCCTTCTCCAAGGGGCGATGGCCGCCGCGCACGCCGGAGACACGGCCAGCACCCACGATCTGCTGGCGAGCGCGGAACACGCCGCCGCGATGGTGGACGAAGGCAGCAACCACTACTGGACGTCCTTCGGTCTTACCAACGTCTACCTGCACCGTGTCGCCGCCAACATCGAACTCGGCGAGGGTCATGCCGCCGTCGCCATCGCCGAAAAAATCCCTGACTCTCAATTGAACCACCTGGTGGCCGAACGTCGCGCCCATCATCATCTCGACCTCGCTCGGGCCAATCTGCAGATCGGCGATATGAAGGAGGCCGGACACAACATCTTGAAGGCGCAAAACATCG
It encodes the following:
- a CDS encoding metallophosphoesterase gives rise to the protein MPQNEPAVASAVYVASDVHGHFDRFRDALREKELIDQDDRWCAGDSQLWVLGDLFDRGDAGLETLRLLRRLGTEAEAAAGTVEVLLGNHEMLLLGSHRFGTDRFQDFDGNERQFLQWWIINGGHETDAEELNADEVEWLLHRPAMALVRDTLLVHSDTVSYAEWGSDVDEVNATVRAELDSDDPQRWWQLFRELTRRHEFEGEAGVERASGILGIFGGRLIVHGHSTIPDTTGVEAEEVSEPRRYADGLVLNVDGGIYEGGPSLVVRLE
- a CDS encoding helix-turn-helix domain-containing protein, giving the protein MGRRVAYWRGRRGMSQQVFADQLGKSKSWVDKIERGVRRLDKYSVITDIAAVLKIDAGQLVVTEPKRKPHHISCLDEIEIERIRQSLERYERLGLYLDSANIRPPELSTLEKDVHYAWHAYEKGHYPVVTRSLVNLLGTAPMAEQEATTPACAARAAELTSQVYQIASTVLRKIGESSMAWLAADRAISAANRGNDDLLIGTSTTKVANALRSLGRHDAALDLNIQVAHGLISHKGGTKADPAAKSVYGILLLQGAMAAAHAGDTASTHDLLASAEHAAAMVDEGSNHYWTSFGLTNVYLHRVAANIELGEGHAAVAIAEKIPDSQLNHLVAERRAHHHLDLARANLQIGDMKEAGHNILKAQNIAPSEIMCRPMAIEVVEQILKRYRGEPGTHIRRLAGDMGVSV